Part of the Hyla sarda isolate aHylSar1 unplaced genomic scaffold, aHylSar1.hap1 scaffold_944, whole genome shotgun sequence genome is shown below.
GTGCCATATAAGCCGGACTCGGCCGCACTCAGTATCTTGCAGTCTACTCGCTACATAGAGAAGATGTCTGGACGCGGTAAAGGAGGGAAAGGTCTCGGTAAGGGCGGAGCCAAGCGGCACAGGAAGGTGCTCCGGGATAACATCCAGGGCATCACCAAGCCTGCCATCCGCCGTCTAGCTCGCAGGGGAGGTGTGAAGCGCATCTCCGGCCTCATCTATGAAGAGACTCGCGGTGTCCTGAAAGTCTTCCTGGAAAACGTCATCCGTGACGCCGTCACCTACACCGAGCACGCCAAGAGGAAGACCGTCACCGCTATGGACGTGGTGTACGCCCTCAAGCGACAGGGCCGCACTCTCTACGGCTTCGGAGGTTAATTCTGCTTCTACTCGGCTCCATCACATCAACCCAAAGGCTCTTCTCAGAGCCGCCCACATGTTCTATGGAAAGGCTACAATTCCTTGTGTCTTCTCTACTGAGAGGTTGTGTGATCGGTGTTTTGCTCTTGTGGTTGCGGTGTTtgtttttccctgtcctgccataATCGCTGCACCTGATCAGTCTATCGGTATTTCCCTCCTATCTGCTCCGGGGGATCTCCTCTGAATGTTCTGACTACTGCCCTCATCTTCCTCCGTGATTATAGTTACTGTTACAATCTACATTCATCTTCTCCAGATTACATTACTTCCCTCCCCACCATATCACTCATTACCTCCCTAAAGAGTCCGTGTTATAGAACATGCAAATCTCCTGATAATATCCCGGTAAGACCCTTCTATATCCCGCTATCCGGACAAATGAGCCTTCACTCTATATAACACCTGTATGTTAATGGCGCTGTTCACACCCAAGCAaattgcgcatatatatatatatatatatatatattccgcctGTTCTCATAAGCAGGATCCCGGGATTGTTCTTTGCAGTTAACCCTCTCGGTGCTGAGTTCAGTTACTATAGTGATGTAGATCGTGTCCTCTGCATTGCCCCTGTGTGATCGGTGCTGCTGGCTTCAGTCTCCCGACACCTGTGACCGTAAGTGGTGCATAGAGGACGCTAAAGGGTTAAATCTAGGCGGAGTTATAGACCCGAATGTTCGCTCATTGGTTGATCACCGTAGTTGACTATTTTGAAATTCCCGCTCTTCTTCTGATCGTTTCTCCCTTTGTCTCGTCCTCTTCCCTGTACACGTGACTACATTCCTCTGGTTTCTGTAAATAGGATGAAAAAGGCGGCGGAGGGGAAACTGTTGGGGCCGATCAGGGGGATTCTAGTGAGgcggagaggagagaggacactatgTCCGGGGCTGACATCACAATGGTGGGTGTATACGGGGTcttccctgcagagtatatagaggagccgcGTCCCTGTCCTATTCCAGACCTGATACCGATCACATCCTgcaccctcccccagcagccTGACTCCCTTCACCTGAAAAGGAGGCGGCagggaaattattttttatacattattttattgtTCTATGTATTAAATTACTGGAAAAGATCGCCCAGTGTGAACACTGACCGTGCGGTTGTTTTACAATCTATTTTACCTGTCAGCGATCACCGTGTATTTAGACCTGATAAAGTCTTAGTGGGGGAGAGATTCCCGGGCCCGtcattgataaaacccttcccgATCTGGCTATAACGCGTGTCCGTGTGAATATAGCGTTAACTATAGAAAAGCTTTGGATGAATCTTCtgaaagtaaaattaaaatatgatttaaaaaaaatcaagatgGAACATTAAAACTAATACCAATAAAACGAGGAAagaggcaaaaaataaaacatttatcatGAAGCATAAAAGTTATCACAGGGCTACTAGTATTATTGGTTACAATAGATAATCTAAACCACTGAAATGCGTCTGGTTACCCCCATCTATGTGACCAGACAACTGGAAAATCAtttttatttgcgcaaaaaacaagcgctAGATTGTGACAACTTTCAATCATCATTAACTCTTTAGCGAGGACTCTACTCCAGTATTATCACTGGGAACATCCAGACCGCACCTGGACACCACTGATCTCTCCCCTTCAGGCTTCCATGCACGGCCGGTTTATTCACAAGCTGAGACCGAGACAGCGGGAGGGTGATCGGTGTATGAGTGGGAGCGGTGTGCGGTTCTCTACACCAGACTTTCTTATAATTCATGACTATAAATAATTTCCAAAGATTATAACCAACGGCAGCTGTGCGAGCATTGCGCATAGGATTAGGATCTTTATTGGTGACATACACGAGAATGAGGGGGATCTCTCCATTGTTATCGGGTCTGGAGGAAGCGGGAAATTCAAaccctgaacatcctgtgatcagCCAATGTGTGAGTGTGGAAAGGGGCATTAATAAATGAACATTGGCCCATCGGGATTTATATAGAATTAATGCTGCCTATGAGCGGAGAAATACTCTGATACTGTGGTGTCCTTCCTGCTGTGTAGAGTCGGGCTCTACCGATCCCCGGCGATACCGATCAATAGATTCCCCGGTCAGTAA
Proteins encoded:
- the LOC130350365 gene encoding histone H4-like: MQQTFWNGREIQNLLVSCSANQRKGGRVRNVNVVKRNAPRMMSSLFQFSFRSTHVPYKPDSAALSILQSTRYIEKMSGRGKGGKGLGKGGAKRHRKVLRDNIQGITKPAIRRLARRGGVKRISGLIYEETRGVLKVFLENVIRDAVTYTEHAKRKTVTAMDVVYALKRQGRTLYGFGG